From Clarias gariepinus isolate MV-2021 ecotype Netherlands chromosome 2, CGAR_prim_01v2, whole genome shotgun sequence, one genomic window encodes:
- the klhl42 gene encoding kelch-like protein 42, with product MSSPEQLVEIVMEDRSYNVSKSKLIEKSDYFRALYSSGMREAGEDSVQLQGLSVPGLELVLEFINTSEVQVVNETLEDLIEVASFLQVMPILKLLLSEIRLDNCVEVFNLSEIYGTHELRTACLKFMSCHYHAMLRRPEFHTLPAELCGQIREMRMRGTATLVAVGDFVGTCLGTAGQEEPWSMLRYGEREQRWRPLTNNLPPDMVNVRGYGSAVLDNYLFIVGGYRMESQEIGAAHCYNPCRNEWTAISPLNQKRAKFKLVAVSGKLYAVGGHGLSTVECYVPEQDWWTCVSSMPDPLTEFSACECQGMIYVMGGYTARDRNMSVLRYCPTSDTWSVLHKCSAHVRKQQMLSVEDVIYLVGGYTRELQRAEHASANPAEDVLTVQSYIVHNGERLRLRASASKSGLNLTCALHNDGIYIMSCDFGPRTSLEHRVFLKYNVFSDAWEAFRRFPPHGHNVLLCSLYLPNIL from the exons ATGTCGTCGCCTGAGCAGCTTGTCGAGATTGTCATGGAAGACCGATCATACAATGTGAGTAAGAGCAAGCTGATCGAGAAGAGCGACTACTTCCGGGCGCTGTACAGCTCAGGCATGCGGGAGGCTGGAGAAGATTCAGTGCAACTGCAGGGACTGAGTGTCCCAGGCCTCGAGCTCGTCCTGGAGTTCATTAACACCTCCGAAGTTCAGGTGGTCAACGAGACCCTGGAGGATCTGATCGAGGTGGCGTCTTTCCTGCAAGTGATGCCCATCCTGAAACTTCTTCTGTCTGAAATCCGTTTAGACAATTGTGTCGAGGTCTTCAACCTCTCAGAGATCTATGGCACCCACGAGCTGCGCACGGCATGCCTCAAGTTCATGAGCTGCCACTACCACGCCATGCTCCGCAGACCCGAGTTCCACACTCTGCCCGCTGAACTGTGTGGGCAGATCAGAGAGATGCGGATGAGAGGCACTGCCACGCTGGTGGCAGTCGGAGACTTTGTGGGCACCTGCCTGGGCACCGCTGGTCAGGAGGAGCCGTGGTCCATGCTGCGCTACGGGGAGCGAGAGCAGCGCTGGAGGCCGCTCACCAACAACCTCCCTCCAGACATGGTTAATGTCAGAGGGTATGGTTCTGCTGTTCTTGACAACTACCTTTTCATCGTCGGTGGCTACAGAATGGAAAGTCAAGAGATTGGTGCAGCACACTGTTACAATCCGTGCAGAAATGAATGGACTGCTATATCTCCTTTGAACCAGAAAAG GGCAAAGTTTAAGCTGGTGGCGGTGAGTGGGAAGCTGTATGCAGTGGGAGGACATGGGTTAAGTACAGTGGAGTGCTACGTTCCTGAGCAGGATTGGTGGACCTGCGTTTCCTCCATGCCTGATCCGTTAACTGAGTTCTCTGCATGTGAATGCCAGGGCATGATCTATGTTATGGGTGGTTACACAGCCAGAG ACAGGAACATGAGTGTGTTGCGCTACTGCCCCACATCAGACACGTGGTCTGTGCTTCACAAATGTTCGGCGCATGTGCGGAAGCAGCAGATGCTGTCCGTAGAGGATGTCATCTACCTGGTGGGTGGCTACACACGTGAGCTGCAGAGAGCCGAGCATGCCAGCGCCAACCCTGCCGAGGATGTGCTGACGGTGCAGTCGTATATCGTGCACAATGGTGAACGGCTGCGGCTGCGAGCGAGCGCATCAAAGTCAGGCCTGAACCTGACTTGTGCTCTGCATAATGACGGCATATATATCATGAGCTGTGACTTTGGACCGCGCACCAGCCTTGAGCACCGTGTCTTCCTTAAATACAACGTGTTTAGTGATGCATGGGAGGCCTTTCGACGCTTTCCCCCACATGGCCATAACGTCCTGCTCTGTTCTCTCTACCTTCCCAACATCCTTTAA